One genomic window of Candidatus Hydrogenedentota bacterium includes the following:
- a CDS encoding Gfo/Idh/MocA family oxidoreductase — protein MSGNGTADPTRRAFLKHTLMTAAAAAALAPRRAHAKGGANSALGVGLIGCGGRSGAHSSSYEWVKSQGLNLNIVAVNDTYRPRMDRMAKRYKAKGYMDHRELLADPNVDVVSIATPDHAHGYQAMDAVKAGKDVYCEKPVTHWRQFELTKALAAAVRESGRVFQLGSQAMSDPAWQKMGDLIREGLIGQPIHAECGYFRVGDWGEAGMRIDDENAQPGPDLDWDAFLGDAPKVPFTVSRYFQWRMYKDYSGGPVTDLFPHSLTPTMAMLGLGMPERVVAVGGMYRYTNREVPDTCNALIEYPNGMVVALMGTQGNNYQGAGERGAGGRVPVIRGWDGTLTLEGNEVVFIPAEGSKKEPQRFPFEGQEDTAEYFKSFIEHCIAGNPDTLSGMDLAFKVQTALQMAALSQMENKTYLFDKETVTIGPA, from the coding sequence ATGAGCGGCAACGGCACAGCGGACCCCACCCGGCGGGCATTCCTCAAGCACACCCTGATGACCGCGGCGGCGGCCGCGGCCCTGGCGCCCCGCCGCGCCCACGCGAAGGGTGGCGCGAACAGCGCCCTGGGCGTCGGCCTCATCGGCTGCGGCGGCCGGTCGGGGGCGCACTCCTCGTCCTATGAATGGGTGAAAAGCCAGGGGCTGAACCTGAACATCGTCGCCGTGAATGACACCTACCGCCCGCGTATGGACCGCATGGCCAAGCGTTACAAGGCCAAGGGCTACATGGACCACCGGGAACTGCTGGCGGACCCGAATGTGGACGTGGTGAGCATCGCCACGCCGGACCACGCCCACGGCTACCAGGCCATGGACGCCGTGAAGGCGGGCAAGGACGTGTACTGCGAGAAGCCCGTGACCCACTGGCGGCAGTTCGAACTGACCAAGGCGCTGGCGGCGGCGGTGAGGGAGTCGGGCCGGGTCTTCCAGCTCGGCTCGCAGGCCATGTCCGACCCCGCATGGCAAAAGATGGGCGACCTCATCCGCGAAGGGCTCATCGGTCAGCCCATCCACGCCGAGTGCGGCTATTTCCGCGTGGGCGACTGGGGCGAGGCGGGCATGCGCATTGACGATGAGAACGCGCAGCCCGGACCCGACCTCGACTGGGACGCCTTCCTCGGCGACGCGCCGAAGGTGCCCTTCACCGTCAGCCGCTACTTCCAGTGGCGCATGTACAAGGATTACTCCGGCGGCCCCGTCACCGACCTGTTCCCCCACTCGCTCACCCCCACGATGGCCATGCTCGGCCTCGGCATGCCCGAGCGCGTCGTCGCCGTCGGCGGCATGTACCGCTACACCAACCGCGAGGTGCCCGACACCTGCAACGCCCTCATCGAATACCCGAACGGCATGGTGGTCGCGCTGATGGGCACCCAGGGAAACAACTACCAGGGCGCGGGCGAGCGCGGCGCGGGCGGCCGCGTCCCCGTCATCCGCGGCTGGGACGGCACCCTCACCCTCGAGGGCAACGAGGTGGTCTTCATCCCTGCGGAGGGTTCGAAGAAGGAGCCCCAGCGCTTCCCCTTCGAGGGCCAGGAGGACACCGCGGAATACTTCAAGTCCTTCATCGAGCACTGCATCGCGGGCAACCCCGACACCCTCAGCGGCATGGACCTCGCCTTCAAGGTGCAGACCGCCCTCCAGATGGCCGCCCTCTCGCAGATGGAGAACAAGACCTACCTCTTCGACAAGGAAACCGTGACCATCGGCCCCGCGTGA